A single genomic interval of Agarivorans aestuarii harbors:
- a CDS encoding outer membrane protein transport protein, whose amino-acid sequence MKIRKLPLALLAASATFTAAHVNAAGFQLVEHSASGLGRSFAGEAAIADNAAVMARNPAAMSIFDTIAVSGALSYIAPDVYVRGNTGVDSIDQALTNNDVVPGAAVPAGYFIQPLSDKWAWGVGMFSNFGLSTDYPSDYAAGALAGQTELITLNLNPNVSYRINDQFSIGAGLNAVYGTAKLVRNFGTGGPFPPSGTAASLEGDGWGFGWNVGGMWEVNEDHRFGISYRSKVDLDFKGDYHSDIPEGLSDNPYGTGGQTIGGELTLNLPDIFEVSGYNRLNDAFAVHYSYVWTGWSTFQEINATSEGIGSVLNKQEQFSDSYRVSFGGTWYLNQAWELRAGMAFDQSPSRTHKTISIPDNDRYNYGIGFTYHLSEKGSIDTGFTYIQGKEGSFNEEGVEFVSKGDAYIAAIQYNHSF is encoded by the coding sequence GGCTAGGCCGCTCGTTTGCCGGTGAAGCCGCTATTGCCGACAACGCTGCCGTTATGGCACGCAATCCTGCAGCAATGTCGATCTTCGACACCATTGCGGTCTCAGGTGCTTTAAGTTATATCGCCCCTGACGTTTACGTAAGAGGCAATACAGGCGTAGATTCAATAGACCAAGCCTTAACCAATAACGATGTAGTGCCCGGTGCAGCAGTACCTGCAGGTTACTTTATCCAACCGCTTAGCGACAAGTGGGCCTGGGGTGTAGGCATGTTCTCAAACTTTGGCTTATCTACCGACTACCCCTCGGATTACGCCGCAGGTGCATTGGCGGGTCAAACCGAGTTGATTACGCTTAACCTAAACCCCAACGTGTCCTACCGAATTAATGATCAATTTAGCATTGGTGCTGGATTAAATGCAGTTTACGGTACTGCTAAGCTAGTGCGTAACTTTGGTACTGGCGGTCCTTTCCCACCAAGCGGCACTGCCGCCTCATTAGAAGGCGATGGCTGGGGCTTTGGTTGGAACGTTGGCGGTATGTGGGAAGTGAATGAAGATCACCGCTTTGGTATTAGTTACCGCTCTAAAGTCGATTTAGACTTTAAAGGTGACTACCACTCTGACATTCCAGAAGGGCTAAGTGATAACCCATACGGAACCGGCGGACAAACCATTGGCGGCGAGCTAACCCTTAACCTGCCAGACATTTTTGAAGTATCAGGTTATAACCGCTTAAATGACGCCTTTGCCGTTCACTACAGCTATGTATGGACTGGTTGGAGTACCTTCCAAGAAATTAACGCAACTTCAGAAGGCATTGGCAGTGTACTAAACAAACAAGAGCAGTTTAGTGATTCTTACCGCGTATCATTTGGTGGTACCTGGTATCTAAACCAAGCTTGGGAACTGCGCGCTGGTATGGCATTTGACCAAAGCCCATCTCGCACTCACAAAACCATTAGTATCCCTGACAATGATCGTTACAACTACGGCATTGGCTTTACTTACCATTTAAGTGAGAAAGGCAGCATTGATACCGGCTTTACTTACATTCAAGGTAAAGAAGGTTCATTCAATGAAGAAGGGGTTGAGTTTGTATCGAAAGGTGATGCTTACATCGCTGCTATTCAATACAACCACAGCTTCTAG
- a CDS encoding MerR family transcriptional regulator: MVNNPTPYSISELAQEFTISTRSIRYYEDQGLLQPVRDGSKRLYSKHDKLRLKLILRGKRLGFSLKEIKELFDLYDAKLSSRKEVEGLIGSIKLRKLSLLQQLEDIQVVLMELKSAERRCNDALKHPKKD; encoded by the coding sequence ATGGTAAATAACCCTACCCCCTACTCTATTAGCGAACTAGCGCAAGAATTTACCATAAGCACTCGCAGCATTCGTTATTACGAAGACCAAGGTTTATTGCAACCGGTTCGCGATGGCAGCAAACGCCTTTACTCCAAACACGACAAACTTCGTCTAAAACTAATACTACGTGGCAAGCGTTTAGGCTTTTCTTTAAAAGAAATAAAAGAGCTGTTCGATTTATATGACGCGAAGTTAAGCAGCAGAAAGGAAGTAGAAGGTTTAATTGGCAGTATAAAACTACGCAAATTGAGTTTGTTACAACAGCTAGAGGACATTCAAGTGGTATTAATGGAGCTTAAATCAGCAGAGCGCCGCTGTAACGACGCTCTGAAACACCCCAAAAAAGATTAA
- a CDS encoding thymidine kinase, with protein sequence MASLHFKYAAMNSGKSTQLIQAHFNYQERGMNPLALIPAMDTRDGVGTIKARVGLSMAAETFCKQQDLFELVAAKHQQHKQDVVIVDEGQFLSKAQVYQLAKVVDDLHIPVMVYGLKTDFMGELFEGAYHLLCLADKLEELKTICWCGNKGHFNARIDQNGQVVSEGQQIEIGGNERYVSLCRKHFIQGNAGEH encoded by the coding sequence ATGGCTTCACTACATTTTAAATATGCTGCAATGAACTCGGGTAAATCTACCCAACTCATTCAGGCACATTTTAACTACCAAGAGCGCGGTATGAACCCTTTGGCACTTATTCCGGCAATGGATACCCGCGATGGTGTGGGTACCATTAAAGCTCGAGTAGGTTTGTCGATGGCTGCCGAAACATTTTGTAAGCAGCAAGACTTGTTCGAGTTGGTTGCAGCTAAACATCAGCAGCATAAGCAAGATGTGGTGATTGTTGATGAAGGGCAGTTTCTTAGCAAAGCTCAGGTTTATCAACTGGCTAAGGTGGTGGATGACTTACATATCCCAGTGATGGTTTATGGCTTAAAAACCGACTTTATGGGTGAGTTGTTCGAAGGTGCTTATCATTTACTGTGCTTAGCCGACAAACTGGAAGAGCTTAAAACTATTTGCTGGTGTGGCAATAAAGGGCATTTTAATGCTCGTATTGATCAAAATGGCCAAGTTGTCAGTGAAGGGCAGCAAATAGAGATTGGCGGTAACGAGCGCTATGTGTCTTTATGTCGTAAGCACTTTATTCAAGGCAATGCTGGCGAGCATTAA
- a CDS encoding Na+/H+ antiporter NhaC family protein, with product MQTIAYTDSFLSILPPVIALLVALATRRVIIALSCGIITGALLLSNFSFVDSGIYLSQLAAGLAWDDGAPNWWNLQIIIFLLLLGAMTSLMTATGATSAFAEWAKKRIKTKRHATVTTALLSFVVFVDDYFHSLAVGSVARPLTDQVGVSRAKLAYLLDSTAAPMCVLMPLSSWGAYIIALVGGLLVTHNITDITPLAAFATMIPLNFYAIFALLMALVVAYFNINIGPMKQHEKNAEQGQLFDAKKGIPAGSVNHDFEADNGSPLGLVLPITILTLVTFASFVITGSAALEEGQAFSLLAALENTDVTLSLVTGGVVGLLISLGFALKQQLSLAQLGHAIWVGVKAMSPAILILVFAWSISGVIGDMETGKYLASKLDGAISPSMLPVLVFVLAGLMAFATGTSWGTFGIMLPIAADMSVASDVSLILPMLSAVLAGAVFGDHCSPISDTTILSSTGAACHHIDHVATQLPYALLVAKISIACYLVMGTTGSVIISLAVGLLLFAITIATLYHRQQNSALALSSK from the coding sequence ATGCAAACCATTGCTTATACCGATTCATTTTTATCTATTCTTCCACCAGTGATTGCTCTGTTGGTTGCCCTAGCAACCAGACGTGTAATTATTGCACTTAGCTGCGGCATCATCACGGGTGCTTTATTGCTTAGTAACTTTTCTTTTGTAGATTCTGGCATTTATTTGTCACAGCTGGCGGCAGGCTTAGCTTGGGATGACGGTGCGCCAAATTGGTGGAACCTGCAAATCATTATCTTTTTGCTGCTACTAGGCGCGATGACTAGCTTAATGACCGCTACCGGGGCAACCTCTGCCTTTGCTGAGTGGGCTAAGAAGCGGATTAAAACTAAGCGTCACGCTACGGTAACCACCGCCTTGTTAAGCTTTGTGGTTTTTGTTGATGACTATTTCCACAGTTTAGCGGTGGGCAGTGTAGCTCGTCCGCTTACTGACCAAGTGGGAGTATCACGCGCTAAGCTTGCTTACTTGCTTGACTCAACGGCTGCACCAATGTGTGTACTTATGCCTTTATCCAGTTGGGGAGCTTACATTATTGCTTTGGTTGGTGGCTTGTTGGTGACTCATAACATCACCGACATCACGCCGCTGGCTGCGTTTGCCACCATGATCCCCTTAAATTTTTATGCCATTTTTGCATTGTTAATGGCCTTAGTGGTTGCTTACTTCAATATCAACATCGGCCCAATGAAACAGCACGAGAAAAATGCTGAGCAGGGTCAATTATTTGATGCGAAAAAGGGTATTCCTGCAGGCAGTGTAAATCATGATTTTGAAGCTGATAACGGCTCACCGCTTGGTTTAGTATTACCTATCACTATTTTAACTTTGGTTACTTTTGCCAGCTTTGTGATAACTGGATCAGCTGCCTTAGAAGAAGGACAAGCATTTAGCTTACTGGCTGCCTTAGAAAATACCGACGTGACTTTATCGCTGGTTACCGGCGGTGTTGTTGGTTTATTGATTAGCCTTGGTTTTGCCCTTAAGCAACAACTTAGCTTGGCTCAACTTGGCCATGCCATATGGGTTGGCGTAAAAGCGATGAGCCCGGCGATTCTTATTTTAGTTTTTGCTTGGTCTATTAGTGGCGTTATTGGCGACATGGAAACGGGCAAATACCTTGCCTCTAAGTTAGACGGCGCCATTAGCCCGAGCATGCTGCCAGTATTAGTGTTTGTATTGGCTGGCTTAATGGCGTTCGCAACTGGTACCAGTTGGGGAACCTTTGGCATTATGTTGCCAATTGCTGCTGATATGTCAGTAGCCAGTGATGTCAGCTTAATACTGCCTATGCTATCTGCTGTATTAGCGGGTGCGGTATTTGGTGACCATTGTTCGCCTATTTCAGACACCACCATTTTGTCTTCTACCGGTGCGGCATGTCACCATATCGACCATGTTGCTACTCAGCTTCCTTATGCTTTACTGGTGGCAAAAATAAGCATTGCTTGTTATCTAGTGATGGGAACGACTGGAAGTGTGATTATCTCATTAGCTGTTGGTCTGTTATTGTTTGCCATTACTATCGCAACTTTGTACCATCGCCAGCAAAATTCAGCTTTGGCATTAAGCAGTAAATAA
- a CDS encoding H-NS family nucleoid-associated regulatory protein: MSDFVKVFLNARSLKAATKELSIEQLEDSYNKLKVILDERFAQQAEEAKQQQEKREKLEKYKALLEQDGIDPSELLSMIGDAPVKERKKRQPLPAKYKFIDENGEEKTWTGQGRTPSPIQRAIKNEGKTKEDFLI; the protein is encoded by the coding sequence ATGAGCGATTTCGTTAAGGTATTTTTAAACGCAAGAAGTCTTAAAGCTGCTACAAAAGAATTATCAATTGAGCAATTAGAAGATAGCTACAATAAACTTAAAGTCATTTTAGATGAACGTTTCGCCCAACAGGCTGAAGAAGCAAAACAGCAACAAGAAAAACGCGAGAAGTTAGAGAAATATAAAGCCCTTCTCGAGCAAGATGGTATTGACCCAAGTGAATTACTATCAATGATTGGTGACGCGCCAGTTAAAGAACGTAAAAAACGCCAACCACTGCCAGCTAAATACAAATTTATTGACGAAAACGGTGAAGAAAAAACCTGGACCGGCCAAGGCAGAACACCTTCTCCAATCCAACGTGCAATAAAAAATGAAGGTAAAACTAAAGAAGATTTCCTTATCTAG
- the galE gene encoding UDP-glucose 4-epimerase GalE, giving the protein MTILVTGGAGYIGSHTVVELLNQGEEVVIVDNLCNSHAASIERIEQICQKRPKFYQVDIRDKAELNTVFTQHNFTSVIHFAGLKAVGESTTIPLHYYQNNVSGTLTLCEVMAEHNVKNLVFSSSATVYGDPHTVPILESFPTGATNPYGRSKLIVEEMLSDLYKSDETWNIALLRYFNPVGAHKSGLIGEDPNGIPNNLVPYITQVAVGRLAQLSVFGDDYNTVDGTGVRDYIHVVDLAKGHLKALNKLAAKAGLVTYNLGTGQGYSVLEMLAAFEKVSGKPIAYQIAPRRPGDIAACYSDPSLAKQELDWQAELNLDDMAEDSWRWQQGNPNGFAS; this is encoded by the coding sequence ATGACTATTTTAGTAACCGGTGGAGCAGGCTATATAGGCAGCCACACAGTGGTTGAGTTATTAAATCAGGGAGAAGAAGTGGTTATTGTTGATAACCTTTGTAACTCCCATGCTGCTTCAATTGAAAGAATTGAGCAAATTTGTCAAAAAAGACCAAAGTTTTATCAAGTTGATATTCGAGACAAAGCAGAACTTAATACTGTATTTACTCAGCATAACTTTACTTCTGTTATTCATTTTGCAGGGTTAAAAGCAGTAGGCGAATCAACGACTATTCCTTTACATTATTATCAAAATAATGTCTCTGGCACTTTAACTCTATGTGAAGTGATGGCAGAGCATAATGTAAAAAACTTAGTCTTTAGTTCGTCGGCTACAGTATACGGTGACCCACATACTGTTCCTATTTTAGAAAGCTTTCCTACTGGCGCGACCAACCCATACGGGCGTTCTAAGTTGATTGTTGAAGAGATGCTTAGCGATTTATATAAATCGGATGAGACTTGGAACATTGCTTTACTGCGTTATTTCAATCCGGTTGGTGCCCATAAGTCTGGTTTAATCGGTGAAGATCCTAACGGTATTCCTAACAACTTAGTGCCTTATATTACTCAAGTAGCTGTAGGTCGATTAGCTCAGTTAAGTGTATTTGGTGACGATTACAACACGGTAGATGGCACCGGTGTGCGTGACTACATTCACGTAGTCGACTTAGCTAAGGGCCATTTAAAGGCTTTAAACAAGTTAGCTGCTAAAGCCGGGTTAGTCACCTATAACTTGGGCACCGGACAAGGCTATAGCGTATTAGAAATGCTTGCCGCGTTTGAAAAGGTGTCAGGTAAGCCAATTGCTTATCAAATTGCTCCACGTCGCCCAGGTGATATCGCTGCTTGTTATTCTGATCCGAGCCTAGCTAAACAAGAATTAGATTGGCAGGCAGAATTAAATTTAGATGATATGGCTGAGGACTCTTGGCGTTGGCAACAAGGCAACCCGAATGGTTTTGCCTCTTAA
- the queE gene encoding 7-carboxy-7-deazaguanine synthase QueE: MASFVLPVNEVFETIQGEGFHTGVPAIFVRLQGCDVGCSWCDTKHTWQVLDADKVEPELIIGASGDTARWAHLTAVQLLEQFQALYKAKHVVITGGEPCMYDLTELSSTLIEAGYSVQIETSGTYPVKVADKAWVTVSPKVDMKGGKIVIEQALERANEIKHPVARERDLTNLKNLLAGMSKNLDVLVCLQPISQQQRATDLCIEACIENNWRLSLQTHKFIGIE; this comes from the coding sequence ATGGCATCTTTTGTTTTACCTGTTAACGAAGTGTTTGAAACCATCCAAGGGGAGGGGTTTCATACTGGTGTACCTGCAATCTTTGTCCGATTACAGGGTTGTGATGTAGGCTGTTCATGGTGTGATACCAAACATACTTGGCAGGTACTAGATGCCGACAAAGTTGAGCCAGAGCTAATAATCGGTGCTAGTGGCGATACCGCGCGCTGGGCGCATTTAACAGCTGTTCAATTGCTTGAGCAATTTCAAGCTCTGTATAAAGCAAAACATGTGGTTATCACTGGTGGTGAGCCGTGCATGTATGATTTGACCGAACTAAGCAGTACGCTAATTGAAGCAGGTTATTCGGTGCAAATTGAGACTAGTGGTACTTATCCAGTAAAAGTAGCCGACAAAGCTTGGGTAACTGTTTCGCCTAAAGTGGATATGAAGGGTGGAAAAATAGTAATTGAACAAGCCCTAGAACGAGCTAACGAAATAAAGCACCCAGTGGCTCGAGAGCGAGATTTAACTAATTTAAAGAATCTATTAGCTGGTATGTCCAAAAACTTGGATGTATTGGTGTGTTTGCAACCAATTAGCCAGCAGCAAAGAGCGACTGACTTATGTATTGAAGCTTGTATAGAAAACAACTGGCGCTTATCTTTACAAACACATAAATTTATTGGCATCGAATAG
- the queC gene encoding 7-cyano-7-deazaguanine synthase QueC encodes MKEKAVVIYSGGMDSFTVLHKTLQLGLQPYALSFNYGQRHVKELEYAQKVTDELGIEHKIVDITAINQLLAGSSLTSDIDIPEGDYQEESMKSTVVPNRNMILLSLAIGYAVSIGAKKVFYGAHSGDHAIYPDCRPEFVKKMNDVSLIANYDAVEVISPYLEQSKIHILSDGLAMGLDYGKTWTCYNGREQACGKCGACQERLEAFSLNAVTDPLSYE; translated from the coding sequence ATGAAAGAAAAAGCGGTAGTGATTTATTCAGGTGGAATGGACTCATTCACTGTTCTGCATAAAACCCTGCAATTGGGCCTACAACCTTATGCTCTTAGCTTTAATTATGGCCAGCGCCATGTAAAAGAATTGGAATACGCTCAAAAGGTCACTGATGAGCTTGGTATCGAACATAAAATCGTAGATATCACTGCAATCAATCAATTGCTCGCTGGCTCGTCACTCACCTCTGACATAGATATTCCCGAAGGTGATTACCAAGAAGAGTCGATGAAATCGACAGTTGTACCCAACCGCAATATGATTTTGCTATCTCTAGCTATTGGTTATGCGGTGTCGATTGGTGCTAAAAAAGTCTTCTATGGTGCGCACTCTGGGGACCACGCTATCTATCCTGACTGTCGACCAGAGTTTGTAAAAAAAATGAACGATGTAAGCCTTATTGCTAACTACGATGCGGTAGAAGTAATAAGCCCCTACCTTGAGCAATCTAAAATACACATATTAAGCGATGGATTAGCCATGGGTTTAGATTATGGCAAAACCTGGACCTGTTATAACGGACGAGAGCAAGCCTGTGGTAAATGTGGCGCCTGCCAAGAGCGTTTAGAAGCATTTAGTCTAAACGCGGTTACAGACCCACTAAGCTACGAATAA
- the rrtA gene encoding rhombosortase — MSWNKQLIAEGEYWRIVSGNFSHNNLIHWLMNIATLVLVYFVFDDRLSNKHFMLLSTSLCIAGGGLLWFARYDEYVGLSGLIHGLIAYAAMVDLLTDKKRVGSIVLVGLSAKLLMEQLYGGDPWVTDLIGINVAIDAHLLFAVLGISFALLLWWPLWRNYQLGT; from the coding sequence ATGAGCTGGAATAAGCAGTTGATAGCTGAAGGTGAATATTGGCGAATAGTGTCGGGTAATTTTAGCCACAATAACCTTATCCATTGGTTGATGAACATAGCCACTTTGGTGCTGGTTTATTTTGTTTTTGATGACCGACTATCAAATAAGCACTTCATGCTACTTAGCACTAGCTTATGCATTGCAGGTGGTGGGCTGTTATGGTTTGCTAGATATGATGAGTATGTGGGCCTATCTGGCCTTATCCATGGCTTAATTGCCTATGCAGCAATGGTTGACCTATTAACCGACAAAAAGCGTGTGGGAAGCATAGTTCTGGTGGGTTTAAGTGCAAAGCTACTAATGGAACAACTATACGGCGGCGACCCGTGGGTCACCGATTTGATAGGCATCAACGTTGCCATCGATGCCCATTTATTGTTTGCGGTACTCGGAATTAGCTTTGCTTTATTACTATGGTGGCCGTTATGGCGCAATTACCAACTAGGCACTTAA
- the pyrF gene encoding orotidine-5'-phosphate decarboxylase, with amino-acid sequence MQDPKVLVALDYADINQCMAFVEQLEPGSCRLKVGKEMFTLFGPQLVKQLHSKGFEVFLDLKFHDIPNTVAKAVTAAAELGVWMVNVHASGGRRMMEAAKAALEPYGDKRPKLIAVTVLTSMDQSDLLELGIELSPLQQVERLAKLTQQSGLDGVVCSAHEAKMLKSQLGEDFALVTPGIRPTGSAQGDQRRIMTPVEAVTAGSDYLVIGRPITQASSPAEVLTSINAELSA; translated from the coding sequence ATGCAAGATCCCAAGGTATTAGTTGCCCTTGATTATGCAGATATTAATCAATGTATGGCATTTGTAGAGCAATTAGAGCCGGGCTCGTGTCGTCTAAAAGTGGGTAAAGAAATGTTCACTTTGTTCGGCCCTCAATTGGTGAAACAGCTTCATAGTAAAGGCTTTGAAGTTTTCCTCGATCTAAAGTTTCACGATATTCCAAATACGGTTGCTAAAGCTGTTACTGCCGCGGCTGAGCTGGGTGTGTGGATGGTGAACGTGCATGCCAGTGGCGGCCGTAGAATGATGGAAGCAGCTAAAGCTGCATTAGAGCCCTATGGAGACAAGCGCCCTAAACTGATAGCGGTGACGGTATTAACCAGTATGGATCAATCTGACTTGTTAGAGTTGGGCATAGAGCTTAGCCCGTTGCAACAAGTAGAGCGTTTAGCCAAGCTAACCCAGCAATCTGGTTTAGACGGTGTGGTGTGCTCGGCTCATGAAGCTAAAATGCTAAAATCTCAACTTGGTGAAGATTTTGCCTTAGTGACTCCAGGCATAAGACCCACCGGCAGTGCTCAAGGCGACCAACGCCGGATCATGACGCCTGTTGAAGCGGTTACTGCAGGCTCTGATTATTTAGTGATAGGCCGACCAATCACTCAAGCCAGCTCACCAGCAGAAGTATTAACTAGTATCAATGCTGAGTTAAGTGCCTAG
- the lapB gene encoding lipopolysaccharide assembly protein LapB, with translation MLGLLFLLLPVAAAYGWYMGQRSVRQNQQQQANHVSKQYVEGLNLLLSNQSDKAVDLFVELLQVDSETIDTHLALGNLFRQRGEVDRAIRIHQNLIAREGIDIDQKNLALHQLAKDYLAAGLFDRAEALLIELQEEPDYRQLALKQLLSIYQQTREWPQAIAVAKKIDPKELSDVNRQIAHFYCEQAQELETAGKLSKSQALLKKALSADKKCVRASLHLAQIQNAEGDYKAALKNLNRIPEQDIDFASDALSLYKTCSDNLAKPEYYQQFLEYCLSIKSIASVVVELSIIYREAHGAEQAQELLVDELKRNPTMKGFHHLMGLHLASAEEGQAKQSLQVLRGLVTQQLKIKPHYQCRRCGFSSHSIYWHCPSCKSWGTVKPIVGLDGE, from the coding sequence ATGCTAGGCTTGTTGTTTTTGCTATTACCAGTAGCTGCCGCTTATGGGTGGTATATGGGGCAGCGCAGTGTTAGACAAAATCAGCAACAGCAAGCAAATCACGTATCTAAGCAATATGTAGAAGGTTTAAACCTTCTTTTATCCAACCAATCAGACAAAGCCGTAGATCTCTTTGTTGAACTACTTCAAGTAGATTCCGAAACCATAGATACTCACCTCGCGTTGGGCAATTTGTTCCGACAGCGCGGAGAAGTTGATAGAGCTATTCGCATTCATCAAAACTTGATTGCTCGCGAAGGCATCGATATTGACCAAAAAAACCTAGCTTTGCATCAATTGGCAAAAGACTACTTGGCCGCAGGTTTGTTTGATAGAGCCGAAGCCTTACTAATAGAGCTACAAGAAGAACCGGATTACCGCCAGCTTGCTTTAAAGCAGTTACTAAGCATTTACCAGCAAACTCGGGAATGGCCGCAAGCGATTGCTGTGGCAAAAAAAATAGACCCCAAAGAGTTAAGCGATGTTAATCGGCAGATTGCGCATTTTTATTGCGAGCAAGCGCAAGAGCTAGAAACCGCGGGTAAACTCTCTAAGAGCCAAGCTTTACTGAAAAAAGCACTCAGCGCTGATAAAAAATGTGTAAGAGCCAGTTTGCATCTTGCCCAGATTCAAAATGCTGAAGGCGATTACAAAGCGGCCCTTAAAAATCTGAATAGAATCCCAGAGCAAGATATAGATTTTGCTTCCGATGCTTTATCACTTTACAAAACCTGTAGCGATAATTTGGCAAAGCCTGAATATTACCAGCAGTTTTTGGAGTATTGCCTTTCAATAAAGAGCATTGCAAGTGTGGTGGTAGAGCTTTCGATTATTTATCGTGAGGCGCATGGCGCCGAGCAAGCACAGGAACTATTGGTGGATGAGCTTAAGCGCAACCCTACCATGAAAGGATTTCACCACTTAATGGGCCTTCATTTGGCATCTGCTGAAGAGGGCCAAGCTAAACAAAGCCTGCAAGTTCTGCGTGGCTTGGTTACCCAACAATTAAAGATTAAACCTCACTATCAGTGTCGGCGCTGTGGCTTCTCATCTCACTCTATATATTGGCATTGTCCATCGTGTAAGAGCTGGGGCACAGTTAAACCAATAGTGGGCTTAGACGGAGAGTAG
- a CDS encoding LapA family protein: MKAIFSTLLLVVLFVTALAVGAQNDEVVSVNYLIAESDMRLSWLMAGLFVAGFITCLLFLLAFYTRIRLESAGLKRRLAKQQKQLNKLQDETVKDS; encoded by the coding sequence GTGAAAGCAATATTCTCAACGCTGTTATTAGTTGTACTGTTTGTTACTGCACTTGCTGTGGGCGCGCAAAATGATGAAGTAGTAAGTGTTAACTACCTTATTGCAGAATCTGACATGCGTCTGTCATGGCTTATGGCTGGTTTATTCGTAGCTGGCTTCATTACTTGTCTCCTATTTTTATTGGCTTTTTATACTCGTATTCGTTTAGAAAGTGCTGGCTTAAAACGCCGTCTGGCTAAGCAGCAAAAACAGCTGAATAAATTGCAAGACGAGACGGTCAAGGATAGTTAA
- a CDS encoding integration host factor subunit beta — protein sequence MTKSDLIEILASKHIQFTSKEIESAIKEILEQMTCSLQEGDRIEIRGFGSFSLHFRAPRVGRNPKTGEKVELSGKHVPHFKPGKELRERVNASL from the coding sequence ATGACTAAATCTGATTTGATTGAAATACTCGCTAGTAAACATATTCAATTTACCAGTAAAGAAATTGAGTCGGCAATTAAAGAAATTCTTGAGCAAATGACCTGTTCACTACAGGAAGGCGACAGAATTGAAATTCGTGGTTTTGGTAGCTTCTCACTGCACTTCCGTGCACCAAGAGTAGGCCGAAATCCTAAAACAGGTGAAAAGGTAGAGTTGTCTGGGAAGCATGTTCCCCACTTTAAACCTGGTAAAGAATTGCGAGAACGCGTAAACGCTAGCCTATAG